In Streptomyces canus, one DNA window encodes the following:
- a CDS encoding putative bifunctional diguanylate cyclase/phosphodiesterase, producing the protein MEPTESAAPDSRLRMRRLTGAWRSSRWAGRPSERPGAEGRAAGQYTAAGGPGAAQLTAERAPGMPDSDPDRQPSWPALPTAVVSAAGFVLGAGFYRAFTGGHALFPSGTVGWSLAVLTGVIVGHLVALGRARWWGGTGSGAALTLAVLLLYGWVPAGMVSLTVVLLVGIARRHRWRQGILHGAVDMLGIATGALVIAVFGQSPSVETPWNPDTWTFYTGPEVVLVAIAYLAVTRALGWYLHSSRHAGLPTVARTALVRQGLVAVALLGIAPLVCVVATAKPVLLPLFAIPLIALDSTLWMARARAEEQLRDPLTGLPNRQWLLERIWTALDDAERIGARSALMLIDLDRFRSVNDTLGHLAGDRLLLQIADRLRIALPRGAEAARLGGDEFAVLLPVADSTTSATRVARNLVAALSSPLDLDGLTLVLEASAGVAVFPDHAVDAEGLLRRADVAMYQAKRDRTGVEVYESKRDSNTPDRLGLLGDLRRALDAHEVQLHYQPKVRFDGQVAGLEALVRWVHPERGKVPPDEFIAIAESSGLMPYLTEYVLDTALAQVAEWRAHGLFVPVAVNVSPRDVHTPGFAGSVAARLARHGVPAGALQLEITEHVLLEDPSRAADTLAALTGHGVKMSLDDFGTGYSSLVHLRRLPVSELKIDRSFVAKLAVDTEDAEIVRCTVDLAHSLGLLVVAEGVEDDETWERLRDMGCDAVQGWLVAAAMPPEETTAWLLARGSRGWQRPRAALPAAE; encoded by the coding sequence ATGGAACCGACCGAGAGCGCCGCCCCGGACTCACGGCTGCGCATGCGCCGGCTCACCGGCGCATGGCGGTCGAGCCGCTGGGCCGGGCGGCCTTCGGAGCGTCCGGGCGCGGAGGGGCGCGCCGCCGGACAGTACACCGCGGCCGGCGGCCCCGGCGCCGCACAGCTCACCGCCGAGCGCGCCCCCGGTATGCCGGACTCCGATCCTGACCGGCAGCCGTCCTGGCCCGCCCTGCCCACGGCGGTCGTCTCGGCGGCCGGATTCGTGCTGGGCGCGGGCTTCTACCGGGCGTTCACCGGCGGCCACGCCCTCTTCCCGTCCGGCACCGTCGGCTGGTCGCTGGCCGTGCTGACCGGCGTCATCGTCGGCCATCTGGTCGCCCTCGGCCGGGCCCGCTGGTGGGGCGGCACCGGCTCCGGCGCCGCCCTGACCCTCGCCGTCCTGCTGCTGTACGGCTGGGTGCCCGCCGGAATGGTCAGCCTCACCGTCGTCCTGCTGGTCGGCATAGCCCGGCGCCACCGCTGGCGGCAGGGCATCCTGCACGGCGCGGTGGACATGCTCGGCATAGCCACCGGCGCCCTGGTCATCGCCGTGTTCGGTCAGTCGCCGTCCGTCGAGACCCCCTGGAACCCCGACACCTGGACCTTCTACACCGGCCCCGAGGTGGTCCTGGTCGCCATCGCCTACCTCGCGGTCACCCGGGCCCTGGGCTGGTATCTGCACTCCTCCCGGCACGCCGGTCTGCCCACCGTGGCCCGCACCGCCCTGGTCAGACAGGGCCTGGTCGCGGTCGCACTGCTCGGCATCGCACCCCTGGTCTGTGTGGTCGCCACCGCCAAGCCCGTGCTGCTCCCGCTGTTCGCGATCCCCCTCATCGCCCTCGACTCCACGCTGTGGATGGCCCGGGCCCGTGCCGAGGAGCAACTGCGCGACCCGCTGACCGGACTGCCCAACCGGCAGTGGCTCCTGGAGCGCATCTGGACCGCCCTGGACGACGCCGAGCGCATCGGCGCCCGGTCCGCCCTGATGCTCATCGACCTCGACCGCTTCCGCTCGGTCAACGACACCCTGGGGCACCTCGCCGGTGACCGGCTGCTCCTCCAGATCGCCGACCGGCTGCGGATCGCGCTCCCGCGCGGGGCAGAGGCGGCACGGCTCGGTGGCGACGAGTTCGCCGTCTTACTGCCGGTCGCCGACTCCACGACCTCCGCCACCCGGGTCGCCCGCAACCTGGTCGCGGCCCTCAGCTCCCCGCTCGATCTCGACGGGCTGACCCTCGTCCTGGAGGCCAGCGCAGGCGTCGCCGTCTTCCCCGACCACGCCGTGGACGCCGAGGGTCTGCTGCGGCGGGCGGACGTGGCGATGTACCAGGCCAAGCGGGACCGTACGGGCGTAGAGGTGTACGAATCCAAGCGGGACTCCAACACCCCCGACCGGCTCGGGCTGCTCGGCGATCTGCGCCGGGCGCTGGACGCGCACGAGGTGCAGCTGCACTACCAGCCCAAGGTCCGCTTCGACGGACAGGTCGCCGGTCTGGAGGCCCTGGTGCGCTGGGTGCATCCGGAGCGCGGGAAGGTACCACCGGACGAGTTCATCGCGATCGCCGAGTCGTCCGGACTGATGCCCTACCTCACCGAGTACGTCCTCGACACGGCTCTCGCCCAGGTCGCCGAGTGGCGGGCGCACGGCCTGTTCGTCCCGGTGGCGGTCAACGTCTCTCCGCGTGACGTGCACACCCCGGGCTTCGCCGGCTCGGTGGCCGCGCGCCTCGCCCGGCACGGCGTCCCCGCGGGCGCCCTCCAACTGGAGATCACCGAACACGTCCTCCTCGAGGACCCCTCGCGGGCGGCGGACACACTCGCCGCACTGACCGGGCACGGCGTGAAGATGTCCCTGGACGACTTCGGCACGGGCTACTCCTCCCTGGTCCACCTGCGCCGCCTCCCCGTCAGCGAACTGAAGATCGACCGCTCCTTCGTGGCCAAGCTGGCCGTCGACACCGAGGACGCGGAGATCGTCCGCTGCACGGTCGACCTCGCGCACTCCCTGGGCCTCCTGGTCGTGGCGGAGGGCGTCGAGGACGACGAGACCTGGGAGCGGCTGCGCGACATGGGCTGCGACGCCGTACAGGGCTGGCTGGTCGCGGCCGCGATGCCTCCGGAGGAGACGACGGCGTGGCTCCTGGCCAGGGGATCGAGGGGCTGGCAGCGGCCGAGGGCCGCGCTGCCCGCGGCGGAGTGA
- the gatA gene encoding Asp-tRNA(Asn)/Glu-tRNA(Gln) amidotransferase subunit GatA → MTDNVNIIKLTAAETAARIASGELTAVQVTEAHLARIEAVDEKVHAFLHVDREGALAQARAVDEKRAKGEKLGPLAGVPLALKDIFTTEGIPTTVGSKILEGWIPPYDATLTKRLKAADVVILGKTNMDEFAMGSSTENSAYGPTGNPWDLTRIPGGSGGGSSAALAAHMAPLAIGTDTGGSIRQPAAVTGTVGVKPTYGAVSRYGMVAFSSSLDQGGPCARTVLDAALLHEVIAGHDPLDSTSIDAPVPAVVEAARNGSVEGMRVGVVKQFRGEGYQAGVIQRFDESVALLKELGAEIVELDCPSFDLALSAYYLIAPSECSSNLARFDGLRYGLRTGDDGSHSAEEVTSLTREAGFGPEVKRRIMLGTYALSSGYYDAYYGSAQKVRTLITRDFEKAFEQVDVIVSPTTPTTAFPIGERADDPMAMYLADLCTIPTNLAGNAAMSLPCGLAPEDNLPVGLQIIAPALKDDRLYKVGAAVEAAFVERWGHPLLEEAPSL, encoded by the coding sequence ATGACGGACAACGTCAACATCATCAAGCTGACCGCCGCCGAGACCGCCGCCAGGATCGCCTCCGGTGAGCTCACGGCCGTGCAGGTCACCGAGGCCCACCTCGCCCGTATCGAGGCCGTCGACGAGAAGGTGCACGCCTTCCTGCACGTCGACCGCGAGGGCGCCCTCGCGCAGGCCCGTGCCGTCGACGAGAAGCGGGCCAAGGGCGAGAAGCTCGGCCCGCTGGCCGGCGTCCCGCTCGCGCTGAAGGACATCTTCACCACCGAGGGCATCCCGACGACCGTCGGTTCGAAGATCCTCGAGGGCTGGATCCCGCCGTACGACGCCACCCTCACCAAGCGGCTCAAGGCCGCCGACGTCGTCATCCTCGGCAAGACCAACATGGACGAGTTCGCCATGGGGTCGTCGACGGAGAACAGCGCCTACGGACCCACCGGCAACCCCTGGGACCTCACCAGGATCCCCGGCGGCTCCGGCGGCGGCTCCTCCGCCGCGCTGGCCGCGCACATGGCGCCCCTCGCCATCGGCACCGACACCGGCGGTTCCATCCGCCAGCCGGCCGCCGTCACCGGCACGGTCGGTGTGAAGCCGACGTACGGCGCGGTCTCCCGCTACGGCATGGTCGCCTTCTCCTCCTCCCTCGACCAGGGCGGCCCCTGCGCCCGTACGGTCCTGGACGCGGCCCTGCTGCACGAGGTCATCGCCGGCCACGACCCGCTCGACTCCACCTCGATCGACGCCCCGGTCCCGGCGGTCGTCGAGGCCGCCCGCAACGGCAGCGTCGAGGGCATGCGCGTCGGTGTCGTGAAGCAGTTCCGCGGCGAGGGCTACCAGGCCGGTGTCATCCAGCGCTTCGACGAGTCCGTGGCTCTGCTCAAGGAGCTGGGCGCCGAGATCGTCGAACTGGACTGCCCGTCCTTCGACCTCGCCCTGTCGGCGTACTACCTGATCGCGCCGTCCGAGTGCTCGTCCAACCTCGCCCGCTTCGACGGCCTGCGCTACGGCCTGCGGACCGGCGACGACGGCAGCCACTCGGCGGAGGAGGTCACCTCCCTCACCCGTGAGGCGGGCTTCGGCCCCGAGGTCAAACGCCGGATCATGCTCGGCACGTACGCCCTGTCGAGCGGTTACTACGACGCCTACTACGGCTCGGCGCAGAAGGTCCGCACGCTCATCACGCGTGACTTCGAGAAGGCCTTCGAGCAGGTCGACGTGATCGTCTCCCCGACGACCCCGACCACCGCCTTCCCGATCGGCGAGCGCGCCGACGACCCGATGGCGATGTACCTGGCCGACCTGTGCACCATCCCGACCAACCTCGCGGGCAACGCGGCCATGTCGCTGCCGTGCGGTCTCGCCCCGGAGGACAACCTCCCGGTCGGCCTGCAGATCATCGCCCCGGCCCTGAAGGACGACCGCCTTTACAAGGTCGGCGCAGCCGTCGAGGCCGCCTTCGTGGAAAGGTGGGGGCACCCGCTCCTGGAGGAGGCACCGTCGCTGTGA
- a CDS encoding TIGR00730 family Rossman fold protein, producing the protein MRICVFLSAADLDDRYTRPAGEFAKLLGKGGHTLVWGGSDVGLMKVVADGVQEAGGGLVGVSVEFLAAKVRPGVDEMVITKDLAERKKLLLERADAVVIMVGGTGTLDEATEILELKKHGHTEKPVVLLNTAGFYDGLKEQFRRMEDEGFLPRPLTDLVFFAEEPVGALAYLEESLGTR; encoded by the coding sequence ATGCGAATCTGCGTCTTCCTCTCCGCCGCCGACCTCGACGACCGCTACACGCGCCCCGCGGGGGAGTTCGCGAAGCTGCTGGGCAAGGGCGGCCACACGCTCGTGTGGGGCGGCTCGGACGTGGGCCTCATGAAGGTCGTCGCCGACGGGGTGCAGGAGGCGGGCGGAGGGCTCGTCGGGGTCTCCGTGGAGTTCCTGGCCGCCAAGGTCCGCCCGGGCGTCGACGAGATGGTGATCACGAAGGACCTCGCCGAACGGAAGAAACTGCTCCTGGAGAGGGCCGACGCCGTGGTGATCATGGTGGGCGGCACGGGCACGCTCGACGAGGCGACGGAGATCCTGGAGCTGAAGAAGCACGGGCACACCGAGAAGCCGGTGGTGCTGCTGAACACGGCGGGCTTCTACGACGGGTTGAAGGAGCAGTTCCGCCGCATGGAGGACGAGGGCTTCCTGCCTCGCCCGCTCACGGACCTGGTGTTCTTCGCGGAGGAGCCGGTGGGGGCGCTGGCGTACCTGGAGGAGTCGCTCGGTACCCGCTGA
- the ligA gene encoding NAD-dependent DNA ligase LigA yields MAGDKQAETTVPAEAREKHAQLAEQIEEHRFRYYVNDAPVISDADFDKLLRSLESLEDEYPELRTPDSPTQKVAGAYETDFTSVQHRSRMLSLDNAFSDEELAAWAERVAKDVGTTDYHLLCELKVDGLAVNLTYEHGRLTRAATRGDGRTGEDITPNVRTIAEIPDRLTGDKVPALVEIRGEVYFPMEKFEELNARLVEAGDKPFANPRNAAAGSLRQKDPRVTATRPLHMVVHGIGALEGFDGMTRLSQAYDLLKSWGLPTAKHNKVVDGLDGVREFIAYFGENRHSVEHEIDGAVVKLDEIPLQGRLGSTSRAPRWAIAYKYAPEEVNTKLINIRVGVGRTGRVTPYAQVEPVTVAGSEVEFATLHNQDVVKLKGVLIGDTVVLRKAGDVIPEILGPVVDLRDGSEREFVMPSECPECGTGLRPMKEGDVDLRCPNARTCPAQLRERLFYLAGRKSLDIEHFGYVAAAALTKPLEPSDPPLTDEGDLFDLTIEQLLPIKAYVLDQDSGLPKRDPKTGEEKIATVFANQQGEPKKNAVAMLENIAAAKERPLARVLTGLSIRHVGPVAAEALARNFRSIDRIEQASEEELANTDGVGSIIARSLKEWFAEDWHQEILRKWKAAGVRTEEEGSGEDEGPRPLEGLTVVVTGTLERFTRDGAKEALQTRGAKVTGSVSKKTSFVVVGDNPGSKYDKAMQLKVPVLNEDGFDVLLEQGPEAATDVALPTEE; encoded by the coding sequence GTGGCCGGCGACAAGCAAGCGGAAACGACGGTGCCCGCCGAGGCACGGGAGAAGCACGCGCAGCTCGCTGAGCAGATCGAGGAGCACCGCTTCCGGTACTACGTGAACGACGCCCCGGTCATCAGCGACGCCGACTTCGACAAGCTCCTGCGCTCCCTCGAATCCCTCGAGGACGAGTACCCCGAGCTGCGCACCCCCGACTCGCCCACCCAGAAGGTCGCGGGGGCGTACGAGACCGACTTCACGTCCGTCCAGCACCGCTCCCGCATGCTCTCCCTGGACAACGCCTTCAGCGACGAGGAGTTGGCGGCCTGGGCCGAGCGGGTCGCCAAGGACGTCGGCACCACCGACTACCACCTGCTGTGCGAGCTCAAGGTCGACGGCCTCGCCGTCAACCTCACCTACGAGCACGGCCGCCTCACCCGCGCGGCGACCCGCGGCGACGGCCGCACCGGCGAGGACATCACGCCCAACGTCCGCACGATCGCCGAGATCCCGGACCGCCTCACCGGCGACAAGGTCCCCGCCCTCGTGGAGATCCGCGGCGAGGTCTACTTCCCGATGGAGAAGTTCGAGGAGCTCAACGCCCGCCTGGTCGAGGCCGGCGACAAGCCCTTCGCCAACCCGCGCAACGCGGCGGCCGGTTCGCTGCGCCAGAAGGACCCGCGCGTCACCGCCACCCGCCCCCTCCACATGGTGGTGCACGGCATCGGTGCCCTGGAGGGCTTCGACGGCATGACCCGCCTCTCCCAGGCCTACGACCTCCTCAAGTCCTGGGGCCTGCCCACCGCCAAGCACAACAAGGTGGTCGACGGTCTCGACGGCGTACGGGAGTTCATCGCGTACTTCGGCGAGAACCGCCACTCCGTGGAGCACGAGATCGACGGGGCCGTCGTCAAGCTCGACGAGATCCCCCTCCAGGGCCGCCTCGGCTCCACCTCCCGAGCTCCCCGCTGGGCGATCGCGTACAAGTACGCCCCCGAAGAGGTCAACACCAAGCTCATCAACATCCGCGTGGGCGTGGGCCGTACGGGCCGGGTCACGCCGTACGCCCAGGTCGAACCGGTGACGGTGGCGGGCTCGGAGGTCGAGTTCGCCACCCTGCACAACCAGGACGTCGTCAAGCTGAAGGGCGTCCTGATCGGGGACACCGTGGTGCTGCGCAAGGCCGGTGACGTCATCCCGGAGATCCTCGGCCCGGTGGTCGACCTGCGCGACGGCAGCGAGCGCGAGTTCGTGATGCCGAGCGAGTGCCCGGAGTGCGGCACGGGCCTGCGTCCCATGAAGGAGGGGGACGTCGACCTGCGCTGCCCCAACGCCCGGACCTGCCCCGCCCAGCTGCGTGAACGCCTGTTCTACCTCGCGGGCCGCAAGTCGCTGGACATCGAGCACTTCGGGTACGTCGCGGCCGCGGCCCTGACCAAACCGCTGGAACCCTCGGATCCGCCGCTGACCGACGAGGGCGACCTGTTCGACCTCACCATCGAGCAGCTGCTGCCCATCAAGGCGTACGTCCTCGACCAGGACAGCGGTCTGCCCAAGCGTGACCCGAAGACCGGCGAGGAGAAGATCGCCACCGTCTTCGCCAATCAGCAGGGCGAGCCCAAGAAGAACGCCGTCGCCATGCTGGAGAACATCGCGGCCGCCAAGGAGCGCCCGCTCGCCCGCGTCCTCACCGGTCTGTCGATCCGCCATGTCGGCCCGGTCGCCGCCGAGGCACTGGCGCGCAACTTCCGCTCGATCGACCGCATCGAGCAGGCGAGCGAGGAGGAACTGGCGAACACCGACGGCGTCGGCTCGATCATCGCCAGGTCCCTCAAGGAGTGGTTCGCGGAGGACTGGCACCAGGAGATCCTGCGCAAGTGGAAGGCCGCGGGTGTGCGCACGGAGGAGGAGGGCTCGGGGGAGGACGAGGGTCCGCGGCCCCTCGAAGGGCTCACCGTCGTCGTCACCGGCACCCTGGAGCGCTTCACTCGCGACGGGGCCAAAGAGGCGTTGCAGACCAGAGGGGCGAAAGTCACCGGTTCGGTTTCGAAGAAGACGTCTTTCGTCGTCGTGGGCGACAATCCGGGCTCCAAGTACGACAAAGCGATGCAACTCAAGGTCCCCGTGCTGAACGAGGACGGCTTCGACGTGCTGCTGGAACAGGGCCCCGAGGCGGCCACCGATGTGGCACTTCCCACGGAGGAGTAG
- the gatC gene encoding Asp-tRNA(Asn)/Glu-tRNA(Gln) amidotransferase subunit GatC, with the protein MPGITREEVAHLARLARLELKPEELEHFAGQLDDIIGAVARVSEVADQDVPPTSHPLPLTNVMRADEVRPSLTPEQALSGAPAQEQQRFKVPQILGED; encoded by the coding sequence ATGCCTGGCATCACGCGCGAGGAGGTCGCCCACCTCGCACGGCTGGCGCGTCTGGAGCTGAAGCCCGAAGAGCTCGAGCACTTCGCGGGACAGCTGGACGACATCATCGGCGCGGTCGCACGCGTCAGTGAGGTCGCCGACCAAGACGTACCGCCGACCTCGCACCCGCTCCCGCTGACGAACGTCATGCGCGCGGACGAGGTCCGTCCGTCGCTCACCCCCGAGCAGGCGCTCTCCGGCGCCCCGGCCCAGGAGCAGCAGCGTTTCAAGGTGCCGCAGATCCTGGGGGAGGACTAA
- a CDS encoding DUF427 domain-containing protein — protein MAEGHTITIEQADQHVRVVHGDQVLAESERPLVLRETGSPVRYYLPAEDVRLDLLTPSDTHTYCPFKGTASYWSLPDAPDLVWSYPEPKPAVAEIKDHLCFYEVDVS, from the coding sequence ATGGCCGAAGGACACACGATCACCATCGAGCAAGCCGACCAGCACGTGCGCGTGGTGCACGGCGACCAGGTCCTCGCGGAGAGCGAACGGCCCCTCGTGCTGCGCGAGACGGGCTCTCCCGTGCGGTACTACCTCCCCGCCGAGGACGTACGACTCGACCTGCTGACCCCCTCCGACACCCACACCTACTGTCCCTTCAAGGGCACCGCGTCCTATTGGTCCCTGCCGGACGCGCCCGACCTGGTGTGGTCCTATCCCGAGCCGAAGCCCGCCGTCGCCGAGATCAAGGACCACCTCTGTTTCTACGAGGTCGACGTGTCCTGA
- a CDS encoding SDR family oxidoreductase, which yields MATHVITGAGSGIGAAVTRRLHARGDELVLHARDAGRAKELAAEFPGARTLVGDLADPDKLSWAFSHQSLPDRVDSLLHVAGVVDLGPVSDLTPKSWRHQLNVNLIAPAELTRHFLPQLRATRGHVVFVNSGAGLNAHADWSAYAASKHGLKALADSLRHEEHANGVRVTSVYPGRTASPMQAKVHQQEGKEYDPARWIDPESVATTILTAIDLPRDAEINDLTVRPGH from the coding sequence ATGGCTACACATGTGATCACCGGAGCGGGCTCCGGCATCGGTGCGGCGGTGACCCGCCGTCTGCACGCGCGCGGGGACGAGCTCGTGCTGCACGCGCGGGACGCGGGCCGGGCCAAGGAGCTGGCGGCGGAGTTCCCCGGGGCGCGCACCCTGGTCGGGGATCTGGCCGACCCCGACAAGCTGAGCTGGGCCTTCTCGCACCAGTCGCTGCCGGACCGGGTGGACTCGCTGCTGCACGTCGCGGGTGTGGTCGACCTCGGCCCGGTCAGCGATCTGACCCCGAAGTCCTGGCGCCACCAGCTGAACGTCAACCTGATCGCTCCGGCCGAGCTGACCCGCCACTTCCTGCCCCAGCTCCGGGCGACCCGGGGTCACGTGGTGTTCGTGAACTCGGGCGCGGGGCTGAACGCGCACGCCGACTGGTCCGCGTACGCCGCCTCCAAGCACGGCCTCAAGGCCCTGGCGGACTCCCTGCGCCACGAGGAGCACGCGAACGGCGTCCGCGTCACCTCGGTCTACCCCGGCCGCACGGCGAGCCCCATGCAGGCCAAGGTCCACCAGCAGGAGGGCAAGGAGTACGACCCCGCGCGATGGATCGACCCCGAGTCGGTCGCCACGACGATCCTGACGGCGATCGACCTGCCGCGGGACGCGGAGATCAATGACCTGACGGTCCGCCCCGGTCACTGA
- a CDS encoding methionine synthase, protein MTADLRFAPATGIGSLPGGDAREAAKAATGSFEDFPFLPELPARGPGADMIGRTAGMLVELYARVEPSGWRIGDRPGRDSKRARSWLGEDLDALEEFTQGYEGQLKVQAVGPWTLAATLELRNGEVALSDPGACRDLAGSLAEGLRLHLEEVRRRVPGAQVVLQLDEPSLIGVLRGQVRSASGYRTHRAVDRQVVEAGLREVVGVHAGGPVVVHSCAPDVPFALLRRAGAAAVSFDFSLLTERDDDAIGEAVEGGTRLFAGVVPGTDTALSDPAGSVMGVRTLWRRLGLHPGLLAEAVTVTPSCGLAGASPEYARKALAHCAQAARSLADNPE, encoded by the coding sequence GTGACCGCAGACCTTCGCTTCGCCCCCGCCACCGGCATCGGCTCCCTCCCCGGCGGCGACGCCCGTGAGGCCGCCAAGGCCGCCACCGGCTCCTTCGAGGACTTCCCGTTCCTGCCCGAACTGCCCGCCCGCGGACCCGGCGCCGACATGATCGGCCGTACCGCCGGAATGCTCGTCGAGCTGTACGCGCGCGTGGAGCCCAGTGGGTGGCGGATCGGGGACCGGCCGGGGCGGGACTCCAAGCGGGCGCGGTCCTGGCTGGGGGAGGACCTCGACGCGCTGGAGGAGTTCACCCAGGGGTACGAGGGGCAGCTGAAGGTGCAGGCCGTCGGTCCCTGGACGCTGGCCGCCACGCTGGAGCTGCGGAACGGCGAGGTCGCCCTCTCCGACCCCGGCGCCTGCCGGGACCTCGCCGGCTCGCTGGCCGAGGGACTGCGCCTGCACCTGGAGGAGGTTCGCAGACGAGTCCCCGGGGCGCAGGTCGTGCTCCAGCTCGACGAACCGTCCCTCATCGGCGTCCTGCGCGGGCAGGTCAGGAGCGCCAGCGGGTACCGCACCCACCGGGCCGTCGACCGGCAGGTCGTCGAAGCCGGCCTGCGCGAGGTCGTCGGGGTTCACGCGGGTGGCCCCGTCGTGGTCCACTCGTGCGCACCGGACGTCCCCTTCGCCCTGCTGCGCAGGGCGGGTGCGGCGGCGGTCTCCTTCGACTTCTCGCTCCTCACCGAGCGTGACGACGACGCGATCGGCGAGGCGGTGGAAGGGGGGACGAGGCTCTTCGCCGGTGTCGTGCCCGGCACGGACACGGCATTGTCAGACCCTGCCGGTAGCGTCATGGGTGTCAGGACGCTGTGGCGCAGGCTGGGGCTGCATCCGGGACTTCTCGCGGAGGCGGTCACGGTCACTCCGTCGTGCGGGCTCGCGGGGGCCTCCCCCGAGTACGCGCGCAAGGCTCTCGCCCACTGCGCCCAGGCGGCGAGATCCCTCGCGGACAACCCAGAGTAA
- a CDS encoding alpha/beta fold hydrolase — MDKKTLSRDGTPIAYERTGHGPAVILVSGAMSTGGTVAPLAVPLSERFDVLVYDRRGRGASGDTAPYAVAREVEDLAALIEAAGGEASLCGVSSGGALVLEAAASGLPVRRVAVYETPYADFLDGGAERNAEYTEKLTAALAEGRRGDAVEHFLRLTGMGEGMIQGARQSPMWPGMEAVAPTLAYDNSVMAGGLVPRDRLASITVPLLAVAGGASPAWMREGTRAVAEAAPQGSYRVLEGQTHMVDPTALGPVLAEFFAG; from the coding sequence ATGGACAAGAAGACCCTCTCGCGCGACGGCACGCCGATCGCGTACGAACGCACCGGACACGGCCCGGCCGTCATCCTCGTCAGCGGCGCGATGTCCACCGGCGGCACGGTCGCACCCCTGGCCGTGCCGCTGTCCGAGCGGTTCGACGTGCTCGTGTACGACCGCCGGGGCCGCGGTGCGAGCGGCGACACGGCCCCCTACGCGGTCGCCCGTGAGGTCGAGGACCTCGCCGCGCTCATCGAGGCGGCGGGCGGCGAGGCGTCCCTGTGCGGCGTCTCGTCAGGCGGCGCGCTGGTCCTGGAGGCCGCGGCGAGCGGACTGCCGGTGCGCCGGGTCGCCGTGTACGAGACGCCGTACGCCGACTTCCTGGACGGCGGCGCGGAGCGGAACGCCGAGTACACCGAGAAGCTGACGGCAGCGCTCGCCGAGGGCCGGCGCGGGGACGCGGTGGAGCACTTCCTGCGGCTCACCGGCATGGGCGAGGGGATGATCCAGGGCGCCCGCCAGTCCCCCATGTGGCCCGGCATGGAGGCGGTCGCCCCGACGCTCGCCTACGACAACTCGGTCATGGCCGGCGGTCTGGTCCCCCGGGACCGGCTGGCCTCGATCACGGTCCCGTTGCTGGCGGTCGCGGGCGGCGCGAGCCCCGCGTGGATGCGCGAGGGCACCAGGGCGGTCGCGGAGGCGGCGCCGCAGGGCTCGTACCGCGTCCTGGAGGGCCAGACCCACATGGTGGACCCGACGGCCCTCGGACCGGTCCTGGCGGAGTTCTTCGCGGGCTGA
- the mnmA gene encoding tRNA 2-thiouridine(34) synthase MnmA — protein MTDTTPRPLRVLAAMSGGVDSAVAAARAAEAGHDVTGVHLALSANPQSFRTGARGCCTIEDSRDARRAADVIGIPFYVWDLADRFREDVVEDFVAEYEAGRTPNPCLRCNEKIKFAALLDKALALGFDAVCTGHYAKVVTLTDGSRELHRASDMAKDQSYVLGVLDEKQLAHALFPLGDTVTTKDEIRAEAERRGLAVAKKPDSHDICFIADGDTQGFLASRLGRAEGDIVDESGAKIGSHEGAYGFTIGQRKGLRIGTPAADGKPRYVLDISPVNNTVTVGPAAALDVNALTAIKPRWCGASPTGPGTYTAQLRAHGGETEVTAELVDSTLEVSFAEPVRGVAPGQAIVLYDGTRVVGSATIATTVRVTAGVA, from the coding sequence ATGACTGACACCACGCCGCGCCCTCTTCGTGTACTCGCCGCCATGTCCGGAGGAGTCGACTCCGCCGTCGCCGCCGCCCGCGCCGCCGAAGCCGGCCATGATGTGACCGGCGTCCACCTAGCGCTCTCCGCGAACCCTCAATCCTTCCGCACGGGCGCGCGTGGCTGTTGCACCATCGAGGACTCACGCGACGCCCGCCGCGCCGCCGACGTCATCGGCATCCCGTTCTACGTCTGGGACCTCGCCGACCGCTTCCGCGAGGACGTCGTCGAGGACTTCGTCGCCGAGTACGAGGCCGGCCGCACCCCCAACCCCTGCCTGCGGTGCAACGAGAAGATCAAGTTCGCCGCCCTGCTCGACAAGGCGCTCGCGCTGGGCTTCGACGCGGTGTGCACGGGCCACTACGCGAAGGTCGTCACGCTCACGGACGGCTCCCGCGAGCTGCACCGCGCCTCCGACATGGCGAAGGACCAGTCGTACGTCCTCGGTGTCCTGGACGAGAAGCAACTGGCGCACGCCCTGTTCCCGCTCGGCGACACGGTCACCACCAAGGACGAGATCCGTGCCGAGGCCGAGCGGCGGGGTCTGGCGGTCGCCAAGAAGCCCGACTCGCACGACATCTGCTTCATCGCCGACGGCGACACCCAGGGTTTCCTCGCCTCGCGCCTCGGCAGGGCGGAGGGCGACATCGTCGATGAGTCGGGCGCGAAGATCGGCTCCCACGAGGGTGCGTACGGCTTCACCATCGGCCAGCGCAAGGGCCTCAGGATCGGCACCCCGGCCGCCGACGGCAAGCCGCGCTATGTCCTCGACATCTCACCGGTGAACAACACGGTGACGGTCGGCCCGGCCGCCGCGCTGGACGTGAACGCCCTGACCGCGATCAAGCCCCGCTGGTGCGGCGCGTCCCCGACGGGCCCCGGCACCTACACGGCCCAGCTCCGAGCCCACGGCGGCGAGACCGAGGTCACCGCGGAGCTGGTGGACAGCACCCTGGAGGTCTCCTTCGCCGAGCCCGTGCGCGGGGTGGCCCCCGGCCAGGCGATCGTGCTGTACGACGGCACGCGCGTGGTGGGTTCGGCGACGATCGCGACCACGGTGCGGGTGACGGCGGGCGTGGCCTGA